A region from the Aegilops tauschii subsp. strangulata cultivar AL8/78 chromosome 5, Aet v6.0, whole genome shotgun sequence genome encodes:
- the LOC109785004 gene encoding uncharacterized protein yields MELRSGRRLTSLPPRNKSSPSNIDIGQDEDMISTLPDHLLLGILERLHLREALRIGAASTRWRHLPHQLSHLELGVDQFHGATPVEIMDAFTGAVRRLLSVSPPPCPACSRAIKTLVLRFYMLDPLQLSSISGGVEDVVSRGETEWLEFYILPPVSTTDDTTQLLAKMGQAERFMSFSRACPVAFRWLTRLTLENLAFGEDDVAGLIKACDKLKHLILKSCRLVDHHSALKIDTPCSGLQELRFIDFACTCIELISVPKLREIWCWSWPCESPPVHFGHVPQLLEVNLGSRAGVWQAPFALSECLSATNLSRLYLNFGCEMIWIQPEHPKHLTTIFRNLTEVYLYYIFPECDLNWTMFLVEAAPALLNFTLLRNQHPCVKPSAHSAQKTNMLWEPSKDWKHLNLKLLVMAGFEEEDKVTNYLRLFMERAVGLKRIELRGKHPCDKCNAMDLELESTRSLVDKASRYRIKERLTHEFSLSVKITIC; encoded by the exons ATGGAGTTGCGATCGGGCCGCCGCCTCACCTCTCTGCCGCCGCGCAACAAGTCATCGCCGTCCAACATCGATATCGGCCAGGATGAGGACATGATCAGCACGCTTcccgaccacctcctcctcggaatCCTCGAACGCCTCCACCTGCGTGAGGCGCTCCGTATCGGCGCCGCCTCCACGCGCTGGCGCCACCTCCCACACCAGCTCTCGCACCTAGAGCTCGGGGTCGACCAGTTCCATGGCGCCACGCCGGTCGAGATCATGGACGCGTTCACGGGCGCGGTACGGAGGTTGCTCTCCGTGTCTCCTCCTCCGTGCCCCGCCTGCAGTCGTGCTATCAAGACCCTCGTCCTACGCTTCTACATGTTGGACCCTCTGCAACTGAGCTCCATCAGCGGCGGCGTTGAGGACGTCGTCAGCCGCGGCGAGACCGAATGGCTCGAGTTTTATATATTACCGCCGGTCTCGACCACCGACGACACCACTCAGCTGCTCGCCAAGATGGGGCAGGCGGAGCGGTTCATGTCCTTCTCCCGTGCCTGCCCCGTCGCCTTCCGGTGGCTCACCAGGCTAACCCTCGAGAACCTAGCGTTTGGAGAGGATGACGTCGCAGGCCTTATTAAAGCTTGTGATAAGCTCAAGCACCTCATCCTGAAATCTTGCAGACTGGTTGATCATCACTCCGCACTCAAGATCGACACGCCGTGCTCCGGGCTCCAGGAGCTTCGGTTCATTGACTTTGCTTGCACATGTATCGAGCTCATCTCCGTCCCCAAGCTAAGAGAAATATGGTGCTGGTCTTGGCCCTGCGAGAGCCCTCCGGTGCACTTCGGCCACGTTCCCCAACTTCTTGAAGTGAACCTCGGTTCACGTGCTGGGGTGTGGCAGGCGCCATTTGCGCTAAGCGAATGCTTGAGTGCCACGAATCTGTCAAGATTGTATCTCAATTTTGGTTGCGAAATG ATTTGGATTCAACCAGAACATCCTAAGCACCTCACTACAATATTCAGAAACCTGACCGAGGTGTATCTTTACTATATCTTTCCTGAGTGCGATCTGAACTGGACCATGTTTCTCGTCGAAGCTGCACCTGCCCTACTGAATTTTACA TTGCTTCGAAATCAACATCCATGTGTCAAACCGTCTGCACACAGTGCCCAGAAGACCAACATGTTGTGGGAACCATCCAAGGATTGGAAGCACCTGAACTTGAAGTTACTGGTGATGGCAGGGTTCGAGGAGGAAGACAAGGTGACAAACTATCTAAGGCTGTTCATGGAACGAGCCGTGGGCTTGAAGAGAATCGAGCTGCGTGGTAAACACCCTTGTGATAAGTGCAATGCCATGGACCTTGAACTTGAGTCCACAAGATCCCTTGTTGACAAAGCTAGCAGGTATCGGATTAAGGAGCGACTCACACATGAATTCTCCTTGTCTGTCAAGATAACAATATGTTGA